In Solanum pennellii chromosome 7, SPENNV200, the following are encoded in one genomic region:
- the LOC107024699 gene encoding zinc finger CCCH domain-containing protein 2 → MEGLCAELHHHKFHPSHQLYKKSLRDIDIPPRKLLSRRSTLSSIDHVVSDVQFMDSPKSESDAQFQKFLPYNSLDDDDDADPYSSDHFRMYEFKVRRCTRSRSHDWTDCPFAHPGEKARRRDPRRFHYSGTVCSEFRKGNCSRGDNCEFAHGVFECWLHPTRYRTEACKDGKNCKRKICFFAHTPRQLRVLPPGCYESGLSPKNLNSEKKYRNLNHCCVFCHSVSASPTSTLIGMSHISPPMSPSLSPPLSPANRNQFSSPISRYSDRFGSVESSSSGMCQLDPSGLMSYKDALTELVSSLEAMNVNHEPNSSAAAATHSHSVNFDGNLPWLDVNFNNNNSYDDQQQFLLSPSTPSPSPISNSRTKFYAREFPSASPVSSSRLSFVEEPNNNNGTNRFYSDNGLSGGPDLGWVNDLLT, encoded by the coding sequence ATGGAAGGCCTTTGTGCTGAATTGCACCACCATAAATTTCATCCCTCTCATCAACTCTACAAGAAATCTCTTCGCGACATTGATATTCCCCCGAGAAAATTACTAAGCCGTCGTTCTACTCTTTCATCAATCGACCATGTTGTTTCTGATGTCCAGTTTATGGATTCACCAAAGTCTGAATCAGACGCTCAATTTCAGAAGTTTTTACCGTATAACAGTTtagacgatgatgacgatgctGATCCGTATTCATCTGATCATTTTCGTATGTATGAGTTTAAAGTAAGGCGGTGTACTCGTAGCCGGAGCCACGATTGGACTGATTGTCCTTTTGCTCATCCGGGAGAGAAGGCGAGACGGAGGGACCCGAGGAGGTTTCATTATTCCGGTACGGTCTGTTCTGAATTTCGAAAAGGAAATTGTAGCAGGGGTGATAATTGTGAGTTTGCACATGGGGTGTTTGAGTGTTGGCTTCATCCAACTCGTTACAGAACTGAAGCATGCAAAGATGGGAAAAACTGCAAACGGAAGATTTGTTTCTTTGCACATACACCGAGGCAGCTTCGTGTGCTTCCACCTGGTTGTTACGAAAGTGGCTTATCACCTAAGAATTTGAATTCCGAGAAAAAATACAGAAATCTGAACCATTGTTGTGTTTTTTGCCATTCTGTTTCTGCTTCCCCAACTTCTACTTTAATCGGTATGTCACATATCTCTCCCCCTATGTCCCCATCCCTCTCACCGCCTCTTTCCCCTGCAAATCGAAACCAGTTTTCTTCTCCTATCTCGCGTTACAGTGATCGTTTTGGTAGTGTTGAGTCGTCGTCCTCTGGAATGTGTCAGCTGGATCCATCTGGGCTGATGAGTTACAAAGATGCACTTACTGAATTGGTTAGCTCATTGGAAGCTATGAATGTGAATCATGAACCCAATTCTTCAGCAGCAGCTGCTACTCATTCTCATTCTGTTAATTTTGACGGGAATTTACCATGGCTGGATGTGAATTTCAACAATAATAACAGCTACGATGATCAGCAGCAGTTCCTTCTTTCGCCTTCAACTCCATCTCCAAGTCCAATTTCTAACTCGAGAACCAAATTTTACGCAAGGGAATTTCCATCTGCTAGCCCTGTTTCGAGCTCGAGGTTGAGCTTTGTAGAGGAACCGAACAATAACAATGGTACGAACAGATTTTACAGTGACAATGGATTAAGTGGAGGACCAGATCTGGGATGGGTCAATGACCTACTGACTTGA
- the LOC107023999 gene encoding probable protein phosphatase 2C 58, protein MTGGREILHKMKEKACFMASLPDSPDTRGKGGASKRITHGSHLVKGKSNHAMEDCLVCEFKQVHNNDLGLFAIYDGHMGHDVANYLQTHLFNNILKEHDVWTDTVNATRRAYHSTDKDILAKAFELGKGGSTAVTAMLINSQTLIVANVGDSRAVISKKGVAEQLSVDHEPNREREIIESKGGFVSNIPGDVPRVDGQLAVARAFGDKSLKRHLSSDPDVAIELIDNDVDLIILASDGLWKVMSNQEAVDCIKNMKDAKAAAKHLSEVAISRKSKDDISCIVVKFQ, encoded by the exons ATGACTGGAGGAAGAGAAATTCTGCACAAGATGAAG GAAAAGGCATGTTTTATGGCTTCACTGCCAGACTCACCAGATACAAGAGGCAAGGGCGGAGCATCAAAGCGGATCACTCATGGTTCCCACCTGGTGAAGGGAAAGTCTAATCACGCGATGGAAGATTGTTTAGTTTGTGAGTTTAAGCAAGTCCATAACAACGATTTGGGACTATTCGCAATCTATGATGGACATATGGGCCATGATGTAGCTAACTACTTGCAGACACATTTGTTTAACAATATTTTGAAAGAG CATGATGTTTGGACGGATACTGTGAATGCAACTCGTAGAGCTTATCATAGTACAGACAAAGACATTCTGGCAAAAGCATTCGAATTGGGAAAAGGAGGGTCAACTGCAGTTACTGCAATGCTGATAAATAGTCAAACACTTATAGTAGCAAATGTGGGAGATTCTCGAGCTGTCATATCCAAGAAAGGTGTTGCCGAGCAGCTATCAGTTGATCATGAGCCAAACAGAGAAAGGGAGATAATTGAAAGCAAAGGCGGATTTGTTTCAAACATTCCAG GTGATGTACCTCGTGTTGATGGACAGCTTGCCGTTGCAAGGGCATTTGGAGACAAGAGCTTGAAGAGACATCTTAGTTCAGATCCAGACGTGGCAATTGAGCTGATAGATAACGATGTAGATCTCATTATTTTGGCAAGCGATGGTCTGTGGAAG GTAATGTCCAACCAAGAGGCAGTGGACTGCATTAAGAACATGAAAGACGCGAAAGCAGCAGCTAAACATTTATCAGAAGTGGCAATTTCGCGGAAAAGCAAGGATGATATTTCCTGCATAGTTGTTAAGTTTCAGTGA